From one Triticum urartu cultivar G1812 chromosome 3, Tu2.1, whole genome shotgun sequence genomic stretch:
- the LOC125548205 gene encoding S-type anion channel SLAH1-like → METSSDSLKPLGPKGAGLAEAGDGGTMLKASTAPNKPPRPVASRFAMLTRFHAGYFRISLALSGQALLWRTLSDRSTDPSALHPLVQSLPSAAFVLLWSLALLTLFALCVLYVARCVVRLPAVRAEFRHHVGMNYLFAPWISWLLLLQATPFLRPDAPSYHMLWWAFSLPILVLDVKVYGQWFTRGRKFLSMVANPASHMTVIANLMTARAAAKMGWHEGAVAMFAVGAAHYLVLFVTLYQRFLGSDSLPAMLRPVFFLFFAAPSMASLAWCSISMSFDTGCKMLFFLSMFLFASLVSRPTLFKRAMRRFSVAWWAYSFPLTLLALASAEYAQEVREPAASVLMLALAVLSVLVTLALMVFTALRPNDLLPHDDPFFAATLPAR, encoded by the exons ATGGAAACCAGCTCCGATTCCCTTAAACCCTTGGGCCCCAAGGGCGCCGGGCTGGCTGAAGCTGGCGACGGCGGCACCATGTTGAAAGCGTCGACGGCGCCTAACAAGCCTCCGCGGCCGGTGGCTTCCCGGTTCGCGATGCTGACGCGGTTCCACGCCGGATACTTCCGCATCAGCCTGGCGCTGAGCGGGCAGGCGCTGCTGTGGCGCACACTGAGCGACAGGTCCACGGACCCGAGCGCGCTGCATCCCTTGGTGCAGTCCCTGCCGTCGGCGGCGTTCGTGCTGCTCTGGTCGCTGGCGCTGCTCACCCTGTTCGCGCTGTGCGTGCTCTACGTGGCGCGCTGCGTGGTCCGGCTCCCCGCCGTGCGCGCCGAGTTCCGGCACCACGTCGGCATGAACTACCTGTTCGCGCCCTGGATCTCgtggctgctgctgctgcaggCCACGCCGTTCCTGCGCCCGGACGCGCCGTCCTACCACATGCTGTGGTGGGCCTTCTCGCTGCCCATCCTTGTCCTGGACGTCAAGGTCTACGGCCAGTGGTTCACGCGCGGCAGGAAGTTCCTGTCCATGGTGGCCAACCCGGCCAGCCACATGACGGTGATCGCGAACCTGATgacggcgagggcggcggcgaaGATGGGGTGGCACGAGGGCGCCGTGGCCATGTTCGCCGTCGGCGCCGCACACTACCTCGTGCTGTTCGTCACGCTGTACCAGAGGTTCCTCGGCTCCGACTCGCTGCCGGCCATGCtccgcccggtcttctttctcttCTTCGCCGCTCCGAGCATGGCGTCCCTCGCCTGGTGCTCCATATCCATGTCCTTCGACACCGGCTGCAAGATGCTCTTCTTCCTCTCCatgttcctcttcgcctccctg GTGTCCCGGCCGACGCTGTTCAAGCGGGCGATGCGGCGGTTCAGCGTGGCGTGGTGGGCCTACTCGTTCCCGTTGACGTTGCTGGCGCTGGCGTCGGCGGAGTACGCGCAGGAGGTGAGGGAGCCGGCGGCGAGCGTGCTGATGCTCGCGCTCGCCGTGCTCTCCGTCCTCGTCACCCTCGCGCTCATGGTCTTCACCGCGCTCCGGCCCAACGACCTGCTGCCGCACGACGACCCCTTCTTCGCCGCCACGCTGCCCGCGCGCTAG